A region of Zeugodacus cucurbitae isolate PBARC_wt_2022May chromosome 5, idZeuCucr1.2, whole genome shotgun sequence DNA encodes the following proteins:
- the LOC105217659 gene encoding probable phosphorylase b kinase regulatory subunit alpha isoform X8 yields MRSRSNSGVRLDYYQRIVHRLIMSHQEPVTGLFPASNINSHAWIRDNVYCILAVWGLSMAYKKIADQDEDRAKCYELEQSCVKLMRGLLMAMMNQKDKVERFKMTQNPLDSLHAKYSSKNGQPVVGDGEWGHLQIDAVSLYLLILAQMTASGLQIVFSLDEVSFIQNLVFYIESAYCIPDYGIWERGDKTNHGEPELNASSIGMAKAALEAMNELDLFGARGGPASVIHVLADEAHKCQAVLQSMLPRESNSKELDSGLLCVIGFPAFAADDPQLIRNTKDAILSRLQGKYGCKRFLRDGYRTPKEDPSRLYYERWELRMFENIECEWPLFYCYLILFHAFQNDKLAVKEYADRLEKIMVRADDGTLLIPESYAVPHDLVSNEYQHPGSQPREVVGRCPFLWGQSLFILGRLLQEGFLAVGELDPLNRRLGAQKKPDVVVQVVIIAEDNEIRDKLTEHDLHVQTIAEVAPIEVQPARVLSHLYTYLGRNRKLGLTGRKSRDVGILSTSKLYSLKDRIFAFTPQFVDLSRFYIASDNELMIDILKGEINFLKSAWDLLGRPLVTLVLRKIHLDQDKIPLAMIQTMRKLKSGYINGTRVMLGNLKDFLNTSAITDLSFLGSTEDGYPDRLNPDVQAYLDEHLLRSFSHRGMMKLHGAHLRPRQLRRRMSCKGAIKKTRSINVDSDNLGMEGPTPLTERRLSSVIPPPWLQPNKANNISVFATTPEEGPTVTVDPLIRENIYPIDPHHSRSAIERRSEFTRQQEIQAIPKILVQRHRTDTNFADTEVEELIAMLRETENLEEQGDILQYLVDTQGLDFNTGMLEEGRVVTVRDLLKGLYEKACQQKLWGLVRHTAGMLGKRVEDLAKAVTDLLVRQKQVTVGMPPNNEYTITAPLPEIELRQLIHDTYGDDESTAMLTQELMVYLAMFIRTEPQLFHEMLRLRVGLIIQVMAKELSRTLNCDGEAASEHLLNLSPFEMKNLLYHILSGKEFAVSSVARGNLSIVSCKSSRVSKKSQIGLGEQEGDDALIATIDDRQGQWLRRRRLDGALNRVPRDFYSRVWSVLEKCQGLAIEGRILPQSLTQEMTTGELKFALEVETALNQIPQPEYRQLVVEALMVLTLMTEHNMVPSLGGIIYVEHLVHKANQLFLEDQRKVQGDAMLCCAKSKEGKDQQAASGMLLCGGAAYICQHLYDSAPSGSYGTMTYMARAVALVLDCVPKHGEMECVIA; encoded by the exons ATGCGCTCACGAAGCAATTCGGGTGTCCGTCTGGACTATTACCAGCGCATAGTACACCGTCTGATTATGTCCCATCAAGAGCCTGTCACTGGTTTATTCCCTGCTTCCAACATTAATTCCCATGCTTGGATACGTGATAATGTTTACTGTATATTGGCCGTATGGGGTCTTTCGATGGCCTATAAGAAAATCGCAGATCAAGATGAGGATAGAGCTAAGTGTTATGAATTGGAACAAAGTTGCGTAAAATTAATGAGGGGCTTACTTATGGCTATGATGAATCAAAAAGATAAAGTAGAACGATTTAAAATGACACAAAACCCATTGGACTCATTGCACGCGAAATATTCGAGCAAAAACGGACAGCCTGTTGTCGGAGATGGGGAATGGGGTCATTTACAAATCGACGCGGTGTCTTTGTATCTCTTGATTTTAGCACAGATGACAGCATCGGGATTACAGATTGTATTCTCTTTGGATGAAGtttcttttatacaaaatttggtATTCTACATAGAGTCAGCATATTGTATTCCGGATTATGGTATATGGGAGAGGGGTGACAAAACTAATCACG gtgAGCCTGAACTAAACGCTAGTTCAATTGGAATGGCCAAAGCAGCTCTAGAAGCAATGAACGAATTGGACCTATTTGGTGCACGAGGAGGTCCTGCAAGTGTTATACATGTTTTAGCTGATGAAGCACATAAATGTCAGGCTGTTTTGCAATCTATGTTACCACGCGAATCAAACAGCAAAGAACTTGATTCGGGTTTGCTTTGTGTAATTGGATTTCCAGCGTTTGCTGCTGATGATCCACAATTAATACGAAACACGAAAGATGCCATTTTATCGCGACTTCAAGGAAAATATGGCTGCAAACGCTTTTTACGAGACGGCTACCGCACACCTAAAGAGGATCCGTCCCGATTATACTACGAACGTTGGGAACTCAgaatgtttgaaaatattgagTGCGAGTGGCCTTTGTTTTATTGTTACCTTATCCTTTTCCACGCTTTTCAAAATGACAAATTAGCAGTAAAGGAATATGCAGATCGTCTTGAG aaaattatggtccgcgcagacgatggaacattACTTATACCTGAGAGCTACGCAGTTCCGCACGATTTGGTATCAAATGAATACCAACATCCCGGCTCGCAACCTCGTGAAGTAGTAGGCAGATGTCCATTCCTTTGGGGACAATCTTTGTTCATATTAGGTCGACTATTACAGGAg GGCTTTTTGGCAGTTGGAGAACTAGATCCACTTAATCGTCGTCTAGGCGCCCAAAAGAAGCCTGACGTTGTTGTGCAGGTGGTAATCATAGCTGAGGACAACGAAATTCGTGACAAATTAACCGAACATGATTTGCATGTACAAACAATAGCAGAGGTGGCGCCAATTGAAGTTCAACCAGCACGAGTCCTTAGCCATTTGTATACGTATTTGGGTCGCAATCGCAAATTAGGATTAACTGGGCGTAAGTCTCGCGATGTGGGTATTTTGAGCACTAGCAAATTATACTCACTGAAGGATCGTATTTTTGCTTTCACACCACAA TTTGTTGACTTGAGTCGTTTTTATATCGCAtctgataatgaattaatgatTGACATCCTGAAAGGAGAGATAAATTTCCTAAAATCCGCTTGGGATCTGCTGGGTCGTCCGTTAGTGACtctagttttgagaaaaattcaTTTAG ACCAAGATAAGATACCACTGGCTATGATCCAAACAATGCGCAAGCTCAAATCCGGTTATATCAATGGCACACGCGTTATGCTTGGCAATCTGAAGGATTTCTTAAATACATCCGCCATCACCGATCTAAGCTTTTTGGGAAGCACAGAAGATGGTTACCCGGATCGCTTAAATCCCGATGTGCAGGCATATTTGGACGAGCACTTATTGCGCTCATTCAGTCATCGCGGCATGATGAAACTACATGGCGCTCACTTGCGACCACGTCAATTGCGCAGACGTATGTCTTGCAAGGGTGCCATTAAAAAGACGCGTTCTATCAATGTCGATT CTGATAATTTGGGTATGGAAGGTCCAACACCATTAACGGAAAGACGTTTATCCTCTGTAATTCCACCACCGTGGCTGCAACCAAATAAAGCCAACAATATTAGTGTTTTTGCCACAACACCCGAGGAAGGTCCCACCGTGACAGTGGATCCATTGATTCGTGAAAATATCTACCCCATTGACCCACATCATAGTCGTTCGGCAATTGAACGTCGCAGTGAGTTTACAAGACAACAAGAAA TACAAGCTATACCGAAAATTCTTGTTCAACGCCACCGCACCGACACCAATTTCGCTGACACAGAAGTGGAGGAATTAATTGCAATGCTGCGTGAAACGGAGAATCTGGAAGAACAAGGCGACATTTTGCAATATTTGGTCGACACACAGGGTTTGGACTTCAATACTG GGATGTTGGAGGAAGGTCGCGTCGTCACGGTGCGTGATCTCCTCAAAGGCCTCTACGAAAAGGCTTGCCAACAAAAGCTATGGGGCCTCGTGCGCCACACAGCCGGCATGCTTGGAAAACGTGTCGAGGATCTAGCCAAGGCTGTCACCGATTTGCTGGTTCGACAGAAACAG gtGACTGTGGGAATGCCACCCAACAATGAATACACAATTACTGCGCCGTTGCCGGAAATTGAGTTACGTCAACTGATCCATGAT ACTTATGGTGATGACGAGAGTACTGCGATGTTGACGCAGGAACTAATGGTGTATCTAGCTATGTTTATACGCACCGAACCGCAACTATTTCATGAAATGTTGCGCCTACGCGTAGGTCTCATTATTCAGGTTATGGCCAAGGAGTTGTCACGTACACTTAATTGTGATGGTGAGGCCGCCTCGGAACACTTGCTCAACCTTTCGCCATTTGAAATGAAGAACTTGCTCTATCATATATTGAGCGGAAAAGAATTTGCTGTCAGCAGTG TTGCACGTGGAAATCTCTCAATCGTAAGCTGCAAATCAAGTCGCGTCAGCAAGAAGAGTCAAATTGGTTTGGGCGAACAAGAGGGCGATGACGCGCTTATCGCAACAATCGATGATCGTCAAGGTCAATGGTTAAGACGCCGCCGCTTGGATGGTGCTCTGAATCGAGTGCCGCGTGATTTCTATTCTCGCGTCTGGAGTGTACTGGAAAAATGTCAAGGTTTGGCAATCGAAGGACGTATACTACCACAAAGTTTGACCCAAGAGATGACAACAGGCGAATTGAAATTTGCTTTGGAAGTGGAAACGGCACTCAATCAAATTCCACAACCAGAATATAGGCAATTGGTGGTGGAGGCCCTTATGGTGCTCACACTTATGACAGAACACAATATGGTACCTTCACTGGGCGGTATTATCTATGTTGAACATTTGGTGCACAAAGCCAATCAACTGTTTTTGGAAGATCAACGTAAAGTACAAGGTGatgctatgttatgttgtgCCAAATCCAAAGAGGGCAAGGATCAGCAGGCAGCTTCCGGTATGCTCTTATGCGGAGGTGCCGCTTACATCTGCCAACATCTGTACGACAG TGCACCGAGTGGAAGCTACGGTACAATGACATATATGGCTCGTGCAGTTGCACTTGTTCTGGACTGTGTGCCAAAGCACGGAGAAATGGAGTGTGTAATAGCTTAA
- the LOC105217659 gene encoding probable phosphorylase b kinase regulatory subunit alpha isoform X2, with amino-acid sequence MRSRSNSGVRLDYYQRIVHRLIMSHQEPVTGLFPASNINSHAWIRDNVYCILAVWGLSMAYKKIADQDEDRAKCYELEQSCVKLMRGLLMAMMNQKDKVERFKMTQNPLDSLHAKYSSKNGQPVVGDGEWGHLQIDAVSLYLLILAQMTASGLQIVFSLDEVSFIQNLVFYIESAYCIPDYGIWERGDKTNHGEPELNASSIGMAKAALEAMNELDLFGARGGPASVIHVLADEAHKCQAVLQSMLPRESNSKELDSGLLCVIGFPAFAADDPQLIRNTKDAILSRLQGKYGCKRFLRDGYRTPKEDPSRLYYERWELRMFENIECEWPLFYCYLILFHAFQNDKLAVKEYADRLEKIMVRADDGTLLIPESYAVPHDLVSNEYQHPGSQPREVVGRCPFLWGQSLFILGRLLQEGFLAVGELDPLNRRLGAQKKPDVVVQVVIIAEDNEIRDKLTEHDLHVQTIAEVAPIEVQPARVLSHLYTYLGRNRKLGLTGRKSRDVGILSTSKLYSLKDRIFAFTPQFVDLSRFYIASDNELMIDILKGEINFLKSAWDLLGRPLVTLVLRKIHLDQDKIPLAMIQTMRKLKSGYINGTRVMLGNLKDFLNTSAITDLSFLGSTEDGYPDRLNPDVQAYLDEHLLRSFSHRGMMKLHGAHLRPRQLRRRMSCKGAIKKTRSINVDSDNLGMEGPTPLTERRLSSVIPPPWLQPNKANNISVFATTPEEGPTVTVDPLIRENIYPIDPHHSRSAIERRSEFTRQQEIQAIPKILVQRHRTDTNFADTEVEELIAMLRETENLEEQGDILQYLVDTQGLDFNTAGLGLRNKDSDVEQDDADETIAIASVAKGELCDNTELLPTTVIIDTNSSLLPTEGMLEEGRVVTVRDLLKGLYEKACQQKLWGLVRHTAGMLGKRVEDLAKAVTDLLVRQKQVTVGMPPNNEYTITAPLPEIELRQLIHDTYGDDESTAMLTQELMVYLAMFIRTEPQLFHEMLRLRVGLIIQVMAKELSRTLNCDGEAASEHLLNLSPFEMKNLLYHILSGKEFAVSSVARGNLSIVSCKSSRVSKKSQIGLGEQEGDDALIATIDDRQGQWLRRRRLDGALNRVPRDFYSRVWSVLEKCQGLAIEGRILPQSLTQEMTTGELKFALEVETALNQIPQPEYRQLVVEALMVLTLMTEHNMVPSLGGIIYVEHLVHKANQLFLEDQRKVQGDAMLCCAKSKEGKDQQAASGMLLCGGAAYICQHLYDSAPSGSYGTMTYMARAVALVLDCVPKHGEMECVIA; translated from the exons ATGCGCTCACGAAGCAATTCGGGTGTCCGTCTGGACTATTACCAGCGCATAGTACACCGTCTGATTATGTCCCATCAAGAGCCTGTCACTGGTTTATTCCCTGCTTCCAACATTAATTCCCATGCTTGGATACGTGATAATGTTTACTGTATATTGGCCGTATGGGGTCTTTCGATGGCCTATAAGAAAATCGCAGATCAAGATGAGGATAGAGCTAAGTGTTATGAATTGGAACAAAGTTGCGTAAAATTAATGAGGGGCTTACTTATGGCTATGATGAATCAAAAAGATAAAGTAGAACGATTTAAAATGACACAAAACCCATTGGACTCATTGCACGCGAAATATTCGAGCAAAAACGGACAGCCTGTTGTCGGAGATGGGGAATGGGGTCATTTACAAATCGACGCGGTGTCTTTGTATCTCTTGATTTTAGCACAGATGACAGCATCGGGATTACAGATTGTATTCTCTTTGGATGAAGtttcttttatacaaaatttggtATTCTACATAGAGTCAGCATATTGTATTCCGGATTATGGTATATGGGAGAGGGGTGACAAAACTAATCACG gtgAGCCTGAACTAAACGCTAGTTCAATTGGAATGGCCAAAGCAGCTCTAGAAGCAATGAACGAATTGGACCTATTTGGTGCACGAGGAGGTCCTGCAAGTGTTATACATGTTTTAGCTGATGAAGCACATAAATGTCAGGCTGTTTTGCAATCTATGTTACCACGCGAATCAAACAGCAAAGAACTTGATTCGGGTTTGCTTTGTGTAATTGGATTTCCAGCGTTTGCTGCTGATGATCCACAATTAATACGAAACACGAAAGATGCCATTTTATCGCGACTTCAAGGAAAATATGGCTGCAAACGCTTTTTACGAGACGGCTACCGCACACCTAAAGAGGATCCGTCCCGATTATACTACGAACGTTGGGAACTCAgaatgtttgaaaatattgagTGCGAGTGGCCTTTGTTTTATTGTTACCTTATCCTTTTCCACGCTTTTCAAAATGACAAATTAGCAGTAAAGGAATATGCAGATCGTCTTGAG aaaattatggtccgcgcagacgatggaacattACTTATACCTGAGAGCTACGCAGTTCCGCACGATTTGGTATCAAATGAATACCAACATCCCGGCTCGCAACCTCGTGAAGTAGTAGGCAGATGTCCATTCCTTTGGGGACAATCTTTGTTCATATTAGGTCGACTATTACAGGAg GGCTTTTTGGCAGTTGGAGAACTAGATCCACTTAATCGTCGTCTAGGCGCCCAAAAGAAGCCTGACGTTGTTGTGCAGGTGGTAATCATAGCTGAGGACAACGAAATTCGTGACAAATTAACCGAACATGATTTGCATGTACAAACAATAGCAGAGGTGGCGCCAATTGAAGTTCAACCAGCACGAGTCCTTAGCCATTTGTATACGTATTTGGGTCGCAATCGCAAATTAGGATTAACTGGGCGTAAGTCTCGCGATGTGGGTATTTTGAGCACTAGCAAATTATACTCACTGAAGGATCGTATTTTTGCTTTCACACCACAA TTTGTTGACTTGAGTCGTTTTTATATCGCAtctgataatgaattaatgatTGACATCCTGAAAGGAGAGATAAATTTCCTAAAATCCGCTTGGGATCTGCTGGGTCGTCCGTTAGTGACtctagttttgagaaaaattcaTTTAG ACCAAGATAAGATACCACTGGCTATGATCCAAACAATGCGCAAGCTCAAATCCGGTTATATCAATGGCACACGCGTTATGCTTGGCAATCTGAAGGATTTCTTAAATACATCCGCCATCACCGATCTAAGCTTTTTGGGAAGCACAGAAGATGGTTACCCGGATCGCTTAAATCCCGATGTGCAGGCATATTTGGACGAGCACTTATTGCGCTCATTCAGTCATCGCGGCATGATGAAACTACATGGCGCTCACTTGCGACCACGTCAATTGCGCAGACGTATGTCTTGCAAGGGTGCCATTAAAAAGACGCGTTCTATCAATGTCGATT CTGATAATTTGGGTATGGAAGGTCCAACACCATTAACGGAAAGACGTTTATCCTCTGTAATTCCACCACCGTGGCTGCAACCAAATAAAGCCAACAATATTAGTGTTTTTGCCACAACACCCGAGGAAGGTCCCACCGTGACAGTGGATCCATTGATTCGTGAAAATATCTACCCCATTGACCCACATCATAGTCGTTCGGCAATTGAACGTCGCAGTGAGTTTACAAGACAACAAGAAA TACAAGCTATACCGAAAATTCTTGTTCAACGCCACCGCACCGACACCAATTTCGCTGACACAGAAGTGGAGGAATTAATTGCAATGCTGCGTGAAACGGAGAATCTGGAAGAACAAGGCGACATTTTGCAATATTTGGTCGACACACAGGGTTTGGACTTCAATACTG CTGGCTTAGGTTTGAGGAATAAGGATTCCG acgTTGAGCAGGATGATGCGGATGAGACCATTGCTATTGCTTCAGTCGCAAAGGGCGAGTTGTGTGACAATACAGAACTCCTACCCACCACTGTAATCATTGACACTAACTCTTCACTTCTTCCTACTGAAGGGATGTTGGAGGAAGGTCGCGTCGTCACGGTGCGTGATCTCCTCAAAGGCCTCTACGAAAAGGCTTGCCAACAAAAGCTATGGGGCCTCGTGCGCCACACAGCCGGCATGCTTGGAAAACGTGTCGAGGATCTAGCCAAGGCTGTCACCGATTTGCTGGTTCGACAGAAACAG gtGACTGTGGGAATGCCACCCAACAATGAATACACAATTACTGCGCCGTTGCCGGAAATTGAGTTACGTCAACTGATCCATGAT ACTTATGGTGATGACGAGAGTACTGCGATGTTGACGCAGGAACTAATGGTGTATCTAGCTATGTTTATACGCACCGAACCGCAACTATTTCATGAAATGTTGCGCCTACGCGTAGGTCTCATTATTCAGGTTATGGCCAAGGAGTTGTCACGTACACTTAATTGTGATGGTGAGGCCGCCTCGGAACACTTGCTCAACCTTTCGCCATTTGAAATGAAGAACTTGCTCTATCATATATTGAGCGGAAAAGAATTTGCTGTCAGCAGTG TTGCACGTGGAAATCTCTCAATCGTAAGCTGCAAATCAAGTCGCGTCAGCAAGAAGAGTCAAATTGGTTTGGGCGAACAAGAGGGCGATGACGCGCTTATCGCAACAATCGATGATCGTCAAGGTCAATGGTTAAGACGCCGCCGCTTGGATGGTGCTCTGAATCGAGTGCCGCGTGATTTCTATTCTCGCGTCTGGAGTGTACTGGAAAAATGTCAAGGTTTGGCAATCGAAGGACGTATACTACCACAAAGTTTGACCCAAGAGATGACAACAGGCGAATTGAAATTTGCTTTGGAAGTGGAAACGGCACTCAATCAAATTCCACAACCAGAATATAGGCAATTGGTGGTGGAGGCCCTTATGGTGCTCACACTTATGACAGAACACAATATGGTACCTTCACTGGGCGGTATTATCTATGTTGAACATTTGGTGCACAAAGCCAATCAACTGTTTTTGGAAGATCAACGTAAAGTACAAGGTGatgctatgttatgttgtgCCAAATCCAAAGAGGGCAAGGATCAGCAGGCAGCTTCCGGTATGCTCTTATGCGGAGGTGCCGCTTACATCTGCCAACATCTGTACGACAG TGCACCGAGTGGAAGCTACGGTACAATGACATATATGGCTCGTGCAGTTGCACTTGTTCTGGACTGTGTGCCAAAGCACGGAGAAATGGAGTGTGTAATAGCTTAA